The sequence below is a genomic window from Streptomyces sp. NBC_00582.
CGGTGCCGGCGCCTCGGCGCTGGCGATCGCCGGTGGTCGCTGGGCGGTGCTGGCGATCCTGTTCGTCCACATGGTGCTGGCGATCGAAGGCCTGTTGTGGCGGGCGGCGCGGGGCTCCAGCAGCGATGTGCTGGTGTGGCTGCTGGCCGCGACCAGCGCGTGGATCCTCGCCGGGGTCCTGGACAAGCCCGGCAACGGCGCGGACTGGCTGTTCCCGGACCCGGGTCAGGAGTACCTCTGGCTGGGGCTGCCGATCCTGCTGGGCGCCCTGGTGCACGACATCGGGGACGCGCTGACCGTCTCCGGCTGCCCGGTGCTGTGGCCCATCCCGATCGGGCGCAAGCGCTGGTATCCGGTGGGGCCGCCCAAGGCGATGCGGTTCCGGGCGGGCAGCTGGGTCGAGCTGAAGGTGCTCATGCCGGTGTTCATGGTGCTCGGCGGGGTCGGTGCCGCGGCCGCGCTCAACGTGATCTGACGCGGCTCCGCGGCGGGGGTGACGGCTCAGCCGGTCCCGCCCTCGCCGTAGCGGCGCTCGAAGCGGGCGACGCGGCCCTCGGTGTCCACCGTGCGGGCCTTGCCGGTGTAGAAGGGGTGGCTCTCGGAGGAGATCTCCACCTCCACCACGGGGTACGTCTCACCGTCGTCCCACTCGATGGTCTGGTCGCTGGAGGCGGTGGACCGGGTGAGGAAGGCGTAGCCGGCGGCGCGGTCGCGGAAGACGACCGGGTGGTAGTCGGGGTGCTTGTCCTGCTGCATGGATGCTCCTCGTCCTCGTCAGGGCGTCGCGGGTCAGCCGGACAGGCTGTCGTCGTCGACGATGTGCATGGCCGCCTCCTCGGCGGACGCGGCCGCGCCGTCGATCCCGACGTCGCTGGCGACCATGGCGCTCTCCTCGTCCTCGTGGGCGCCCTCGTCCGGTGCCACGAGCCGGCCCGACCGCGAGGCACCGACCTCGTTGTCGAGGAGTTCCCCGTCGCTGCCGTCGCAGTCGCCGAGACCGTCCCCGTCGGGCACGGCGAGGTCGGGCAGCTCCTCGGCGAGCCGTTGGTCCAGGGTCTCGCCCTGACGGCGCTCGGCGGCCGTCACGCCGTCGTGCTCCACCGCCCAGGGCCGCTCGGGAGGGGACCAGCCGCGGTCGAGAGGGTCCGCGACGCCGTCGTCCACCAGTGTGTCCTCCGCGTCGAGCAGCCCCGAGTCCTCCTGGATGTCGGAGGCGTCGGGCTGGTAGACGTCGTCCCCCCATCCGTCGACGCTGTTCACGGGTACCTCCAGGGGGTGACCGGCCCGTACTCACCGCGGTCGGCGGCGGGGCACCGCCGTACGGGGCACCGGCCGGGCCCGGCGTGCGCCGGACGGAGCCGGGCCTGTTCCCACGCGGGTGCCGGTATCCAGCGTTCCATCCCGCTTCGGCACCGCGCAACGCCAGAGCGGGGACAGAACGGGGAAGGACCGGCCGGGGCAGGCGCACCACCCGGTGCACCCGCGACGACCGGTCCATGTCAGGCCCACGCCGGGCCCGGCTCAGCCGTGCCAGGACCGCCACAGGGCCGCGTACGCCCCGTCCGCGCCGACCAGCTCCGTGTGGCTGCCCAGCTCGCTGATGCGGCCGTTCTCGACGACGGCGATGAGGTCGGCGTCGTGGGCGGTATGGAGACGGTGGGCGATGGCGACGACGGTGCGGCCGTCCAGGACGCGGGCGAGGGACCGCTCCAGGTGGCGGGCGGCACGCGGGTCGAGCAGCGAGGTCGCCTCGTCCAGGACCAGGGTGTGCGGATCGGCGAGCACCAGCCGGGCCAGCGCGATCTGCTGGGCCTGGGCCGGGGTGAGCGCGACGCCGCCCGAGCCGACCTCGGTGTCCAGCCCCTGGTCCAGCGCCCGGGCCCAGCCGTCCGCGTCGACCGCGCCCAGCGCGGCCCACAGCTCGTCGTCCCCGGCTCCGGTCCGGGCGAGCCGCAGGTTGTCGCGCAGGGAGCCGACGAAGACATGGTGCTCCTGGTTGACCAGCGCCACATGGGAGCGGACGCGCTCGGCGGTCATCCGGGACAGTTCGGCGCCGCCGAGGGTGATCCGCCCGTCACGCGGCGCGTAGATGCCGGCCAGGAGCCGGCCCAGCGTCGACTTGCCCGCGCCCGACGGGCCGACGAGGGCCAGCCGGGTGCCCGGGGCGACCTCCAGCGACACCTTGCGCAGCACGTCGACGCCCTCGCGGTAACCGAAGTGGACCCGCTCGGCGAGCACGTCCCGCCCGTCGGGCGCCAGCCCGGTGTCCCCGGCGTCCGGCTCGATGTCCCGCACCCCGACGAGGCGGGCCAGCGACACCTGGGCGACCTGGAGCTCGTCGTACCAGCGCAGGACGAGGTTCACCGGGTCGACGAGCATCTGCGCGAGCAGCGCGCCGGTCGTGAGCTGGCCGACGTCGATCCAGCCCTGCAGGACGAACACCCCGCCGAGCATCAGGACCGACCCGAGCACGGTGACGTGCACCAGGTTGATGACGGGGAACAGCACCGACCGCAGCCACATGGTGTAGCGCTCCCAGGCGGTCCACTGCCGGATCCGCTGCTTCGACAGTTCGATCCGGCGGTCGCCGAGGCGGTGGGCCTCGACGGTGCGTCCGGCGTCCACGGTCTCGGCGAGGGCGGCGGCCACGGCGGCGTACCCGGCGGCCTCCGAGCGGTAGGCGGACGGTGCCCGTCTGAAGTACCAGCGGCAGCCCGCCACCAGCAGCGGCACCGCGACCAGCACGGCCGGTGCGAGGGGCGGTGCCATGACGACGAGGCCGCCGAGCAGCAGCGCGGCCCACATCACGCCGATCGTGAGCTGGGGCACGGCCTCGCGCATGGCGTTGGCCAGCCGGTCGATGTCCGTGGTGATGCGGGACAGCAGGTCGCCGGTGCCGGCCCGTTCCAGCACGCCCGGCGGCAGCCGCACCGACCGGACGAGGAAGTCCTCGCGCAGATCGGCCAGCATCCGCTCCCCGAGCATGGCACCGCGCAGCCGCACCTCGCGGACGAACACGGCCTGGACGAGCAGGGCGAGCACGAACAGCGTGGCGACGAGCCCCAGATGGAGCTCGCGCGCCCCCTCGGAGAGCCGTTCCACCACGTCGCCGAGGAGCCACGGCCCCACCATCGAGGCGACGGTGGCGACGGTGTTGACCAGCAGCAGGATCAGGAAGGCGCGGCGGTGCCGGCGCAGGAGTTCGGCCACGTAGGCGCGTACGGTCGCGGGGGCGCCGACGGGCAGCGTGTTCGCCGTCGTCGGGGCCGCCGGGTCGAACGCCGGTGTCGGCACGCCGATCATGCGGTCTCCTCGATCTCTTCCAGTTCGTTGAGCTCGGTCTCGTCCAGCGCGGTCCCGTCCAGCCGCGTCAGCGCCTCTCCGAGAGCCGTCTCCTCGTCGGTCTCGCGGGTGACCACCGCGCGGTACCGGGGTTCGGTGTGCAGCAGTTCGCGGTGCTCACCGATGGCGGCGACCTCGCCCTCGTGCACCAGGACCACCCGGTCCGCGCGGTCGAGCAGCAGCGGGGAGGAGGTGAACACCACGGTCGTGCGCCCGGCCCGCAGCCGGCGCACACCCTCGGCGATCCGGGCCTCGGTGTGCGAGTCGACGGCGGAGGTGGGCTCGTCCAGGACGAGCACCTCCGGGTCGGTGAGCAGCGAGCGGGCCAGGGCGAGCCGTTGCCGCTGGCCGCCGGACAGCGAGCGGCCGCGCTCGGTGATCCGGGCGTCCATCGGGTCGTCGGCGTCCAGGGACCCCTGCGCCAGGGCCTCCAGGACGTCTCCGCACTGCGCGGCCGCCAGTGCCGCCGTGGCGTCCACGTCACCCGAGGCCGGCACGTCGAGCAGCTCACGCAGTGAACCGGACAGCAGCACCGGGTCCTTGTCCTGTACGAGGACGGCCGTGCGCGCGGTCTCCAGCGGGAGTTCGTCCAGCGGGACACCGCCGAGCAGCACCGACGGGCCGTCCTCCGAAGGGTGTCCGCCCAGCCGTTCCGCGAGCCGTCCGGCCGCGTCCGGGTCGCCGCACACCACCGCGGTCAGCCGGGCGGCCGGGGCGAGCAGTCCGGTCGCCGGGTCGTACAGGTCGCCCGAGGGGGCCTGTGCCGCACGCGATCCGCCGATGTCCGTGACCCGTTCCAGCGACAGCACGCCGGCCGCACGCCGGGCGGACGGGCGCGAGAAGGAGTACGCCATCGCGATCTCCTCGAAGTGCCGGAGGGGATACGTCAGCACCATGACGGAGCTGTAGACCGCGACAAGTTCACCGACGGAGATCCGGCCCTGGTGGACCAGACGGACGCCGTAGCAGACGACCGCGATCAGCAGCAGGCCGGGCAGCAGCACCTGGAGGGCGCTGATGAGGGACCACATGCGGGCGCTGCGCACGGCGGCGTGCCGGACCTCCTGGGAGGCGCTGCGGTAGCGGTCGAGGAAAAGCTCCTCGCCGCCGATCCCGCGCAGCACCCGCAGGCCGGCCACGGTGTCCGAGGCCAGTTCGGTGGCGCGTCCGGCCTTCTCGCGCTGGATGTCGGCCCGGCGGGTCGCCCGCGGCAACAGGGGCAGCACCGCGACCGCGAGGACGGGCAGACCGACGGCGACCACGATGCCGAGGGCCGGCTGGTAGACGACCAGGCCGACGCAGACCAGCACGACGGTCAGGGCCGCGGCGGTGAAGCGGGAGACCGCCTCGACGAACCAGCCGATCTTCTCGACGTCACCGGTGGACACGGCCACCACCTCGCCGGCCGCGACCCGCCGGGTCAGCGCCGATCCCAGCCGGGCCGCCTGGCGGGCGAGCAGTTGCTGGACACGGGCGGCGGCGGTGATCCAGTTGGTGACCGCGGTCCGGTGCAGGAAGGTGTCGCCGATCGCGGTGGCCGCCCCGAACAGGGCCATCAGCCCGCCGGCCAGGGCGAGGCGGCTGCCGGAGCGGTCGACCACGGCCTCGATGGCGAATCCGACGCAGAAGGGCTGTGCGGAGACGGCGAGGAAGTGCAGCAGTCCCCAGGCCAGGGACTGGAGCTGGCCGCCCAGTTGGTTGCGGCCGAGCCACCACAGGAAGCGAGGCCCCGAGCGCGCGTCCGGCACACCCGGGTCGGGATACGGAAGGTCTTGGATCTGCATGACGTCCCAGTGGCTCGTGTCAGGGGAGGGGTGGGGGGAGGGGGGTCGAGGTACGGGAAGAACCCGCGAGGCGCGGCAACAAACCGTGAAAGGTTCGCGTCGCGGCGTGGTCGGAATCAACTGGTTTTCTGCGGGAGGCACAGGGATCCGGCTACTCGCCGACACGGCCTCGCCGTCCGGTATTTGACGCATATGCCGGGAAAGTGGTGCGAGCATGGGCGGATGCGACATGGCGGTGTGCGGTCCAGGGCGACCGCGACGGTGGCCGGAGTCCTCCTTCTCGCGGCCCTGTCCGCGTGCGTCGGCCCGGACGCGGGACGAGGCGGCGGCAGCGGGGCGGCGGGAGCCGAGGGGAGCGCGGTCGGGTCGCCCACCGCCCTCTCGCGTGCGCCGGCGCCGGGTGCCGCCGCTTCGCGCGCCGCCGCGCCGACCCGTATCCCGGACATCGGTGACCGGCTGCACCGCCGAATTCCGGCCACTTCCCGACAGGTTCTGGCGGTGTACGGCGACGGAGCGGACTCCGCCGAGTCCACCGCCGTGCTGTACACGCGACGGGGACCGGTCTGGGAGCGTGTGCGCCGCTGGCCCGCGCACAACGGCAAGAAGGGCTGGACCCCCGACCATCGCCTCGGGGACAACCGCAGCCCCGTGGGGGTCTTCACGCTCACCGCCGCGGGCGGCGTCCTGGACGATCCCGGGACCAGACTGCCGTACACCCGCTCGGAGGACTATGCGGCGCCGCGCCGGTGGGACGCGTCGCACTGGCACGACTTCGACTACGTCATCGCCATCGACTACAACCGTGTCCCGGGCACCCCGCCCGACGACGGCGAGCAGCCCTGGGGCGAGGAGAAGGGCGGTGGGATCTGGCTGCACCTGGATCACGGCGACGGGACGTCCGCCTGCGTCAGCCTGTCCAAGGAGGCGATGGAGTTTCTGCTGCTCACGCTCGACCCGGAGCACGACCCCGTGGTGGTGATGGGGGACCGGGACGCGCTGAAGGCGTAGCGGCCCTGAGGCAGGCGGGGGAGGCGTCATTGCGGGCACGGGCCGAGTCGCCGTAGAACACCGGCCATGAAGAGACGGTTAATCATGTCCATGCTCGCCGGGGTGACCCTTCTGGCGAGCACGCTTCTCGGGGCGGCTCCGGCCCGATCGGCCGACATTCCCGCCGAGTTCGGCACCGACTGGCACGATCCGGTGACCGCGGCGCCGCCCGTGGACAAGCCCTCCGGCAAGTCCTGTCGCGTCACCGTCGCCGAGGCGCAGTTCCGTGACTTCACCCCGTACCGCGGCGCCTACACACCGCCGGACGGCTGCGGCGACCGCTGGAGCACGGTGGTGCTGCGCCTCGACGGCAAGGTGAAGGGACGTCAGTTCGACCGGCTGGGCTATCTGCGGGTCGGCGGCGTCGAGATCTTCCGCACGTCGACGCCGGAGCCCTCGCCCGACGGCATCCAGTGGTCCGTGGAGAAGGACGTCACCCGCTACAGCGACACCCTTCGCGGCAGCCAGGACGTCGAGATGCTCATCGGGAACGTCGTCGACGACACCTACACCGGCGTGATCGACGTCAAGGTCACCCTGACCTTCTACGCCGGGAAACCGGCGGCGACCCCCGACCGCGTCCTCACTCTGGCCGACGGCGCGACCCTCACCACGCCCCGCAACAGCGAACGCGTCGTGGCCGAGGTGTACGCCACCGGCTCCGGCGGAGGGTGCGAGGAGTACTGGTATCTGACGGTGCCCGCGCAGGCGCCGTATTCGTGTCACGCGGACGACGGCCCGTACCGCGAGGTGCAGATCAGGGTCGACGGTCACCTGGCCGGAATCGCCAACCCGTTCCCGACGGTGTGGACCGGCGGCTGGTCCAATCCCTTCCTCTGGTATGTGATCCCGGGTCCCCGCGCCTTCGACATCAAGCCGATCACGTACGACCTCACCCCCTTCGCCGGCCTCCTCAACGACGGGCGCCCGCACCGCGTCGAGGTGTCGGTCGTCGGCGTCCCCGAGGGGCAGAGCGGCTGGAGCACGCCGGTCAACGTACTGGTCTGGCAGGACCACGGCAGGGCCGTCGTACCCGGGAAGCTGCTCCGCGCCGACGCGGGCGACCTCCGCGACTCGACCGCCTACACGCCCGGTACGGAACACCGCCTCGACACCGAGGGCGGGCACCGGCTGACCGTCGCCGGCTTCCTCGACACCTCGCACGGCCGCGTGCGCACCACTGTCACCCGAACCCTGGCCACCACCTCCGCGCACCGGTGGACCGACGGCGAGACCGTCGACGGCCTCGACGCCACCTGGACGGACGACGAGAGCGTCACGGTCGACGGCCGCGGACGGACCGTCACCAGCCGCACGCACCGCGCCTACACGATGAACGGTACGACCACCCTCGGCGCGGACGACCGGCTGCGGACCGTGCTGACGCTCGGCGACCGGGCCGACGCCGTGACGACCCGGAACGGCCGGCGCACCCGGTGGTCGCGGCTCGACGACACCTACGCGGGTGATGCGACGTACACCGTCGGGGTGCCCCGCGACCAGCGCCACGCGGTCGGCACGACGAGCGAGCACTACCGGCTCCACGGCTCGGACCGCTGCCACGACCG
It includes:
- a CDS encoding metal-dependent hydrolase; its protein translation is MMGPAHSLSGAAAWLGVGAAAAAAGHTMPWPVLLSGALISAGAALAPDLDHKAATISRSFGPVSRWLCEIVDKLSYAVYKSTRKQGDPRRSGGHRTLTHTWLWAVMIGAGASALAIAGGRWAVLAILFVHMVLAIEGLLWRAARGSSSDVLVWLLAATSAWILAGVLDKPGNGADWLFPDPGQEYLWLGLPILLGALVHDIGDALTVSGCPVLWPIPIGRKRWYPVGPPKAMRFRAGSWVELKVLMPVFMVLGGVGAAAALNVI
- a CDS encoding type B 50S ribosomal protein L31, translating into MQQDKHPDYHPVVFRDRAAGYAFLTRSTASSDQTIEWDDGETYPVVEVEISSESHPFYTGKARTVDTEGRVARFERRYGEGGTG
- a CDS encoding DUF5709 domain-containing protein → MNSVDGWGDDVYQPDASDIQEDSGLLDAEDTLVDDGVADPLDRGWSPPERPWAVEHDGVTAAERRQGETLDQRLAEELPDLAVPDGDGLGDCDGSDGELLDNEVGASRSGRLVAPDEGAHEDEESAMVASDVGIDGAAASAEEAAMHIVDDDSLSG
- a CDS encoding ABC transporter ATP-binding protein, which gives rise to MIGVPTPAFDPAAPTTANTLPVGAPATVRAYVAELLRRHRRAFLILLLVNTVATVASMVGPWLLGDVVERLSEGARELHLGLVATLFVLALLVQAVFVREVRLRGAMLGERMLADLREDFLVRSVRLPPGVLERAGTGDLLSRITTDIDRLANAMREAVPQLTIGVMWAALLLGGLVVMAPPLAPAVLVAVPLLVAGCRWYFRRAPSAYRSEAAGYAAVAAALAETVDAGRTVEAHRLGDRRIELSKQRIRQWTAWERYTMWLRSVLFPVINLVHVTVLGSVLMLGGVFVLQGWIDVGQLTTGALLAQMLVDPVNLVLRWYDELQVAQVSLARLVGVRDIEPDAGDTGLAPDGRDVLAERVHFGYREGVDVLRKVSLEVAPGTRLALVGPSGAGKSTLGRLLAGIYAPRDGRITLGGAELSRMTAERVRSHVALVNQEHHVFVGSLRDNLRLARTGAGDDELWAALGAVDADGWARALDQGLDTEVGSGGVALTPAQAQQIALARLVLADPHTLVLDEATSLLDPRAARHLERSLARVLDGRTVVAIAHRLHTAHDADLIAVVENGRISELGSHTELVGADGAYAALWRSWHG
- a CDS encoding ABC transporter ATP-binding protein; the encoded protein is MQIQDLPYPDPGVPDARSGPRFLWWLGRNQLGGQLQSLAWGLLHFLAVSAQPFCVGFAIEAVVDRSGSRLALAGGLMALFGAATAIGDTFLHRTAVTNWITAAARVQQLLARQAARLGSALTRRVAAGEVVAVSTGDVEKIGWFVEAVSRFTAAALTVVLVCVGLVVYQPALGIVVAVGLPVLAVAVLPLLPRATRRADIQREKAGRATELASDTVAGLRVLRGIGGEELFLDRYRSASQEVRHAAVRSARMWSLISALQVLLPGLLLIAVVCYGVRLVHQGRISVGELVAVYSSVMVLTYPLRHFEEIAMAYSFSRPSARRAAGVLSLERVTDIGGSRAAQAPSGDLYDPATGLLAPAARLTAVVCGDPDAAGRLAERLGGHPSEDGPSVLLGGVPLDELPLETARTAVLVQDKDPVLLSGSLRELLDVPASGDVDATAALAAAQCGDVLEALAQGSLDADDPMDARITERGRSLSGGQRQRLALARSLLTDPEVLVLDEPTSAVDSHTEARIAEGVRRLRAGRTTVVFTSSPLLLDRADRVVLVHEGEVAAIGEHRELLHTEPRYRAVVTRETDEETALGEALTRLDGTALDETELNELEEIEETA
- a CDS encoding L,D-transpeptidase family protein, with translation MRHGGVRSRATATVAGVLLLAALSACVGPDAGRGGGSGAAGAEGSAVGSPTALSRAPAPGAAASRAAAPTRIPDIGDRLHRRIPATSRQVLAVYGDGADSAESTAVLYTRRGPVWERVRRWPAHNGKKGWTPDHRLGDNRSPVGVFTLTAAGGVLDDPGTRLPYTRSEDYAAPRRWDASHWHDFDYVIAIDYNRVPGTPPDDGEQPWGEEKGGGIWLHLDHGDGTSACVSLSKEAMEFLLLTLDPEHDPVVVMGDRDALKA
- a CDS encoding peptide-N4-asparagine amidase, which produces MKRRLIMSMLAGVTLLASTLLGAAPARSADIPAEFGTDWHDPVTAAPPVDKPSGKSCRVTVAEAQFRDFTPYRGAYTPPDGCGDRWSTVVLRLDGKVKGRQFDRLGYLRVGGVEIFRTSTPEPSPDGIQWSVEKDVTRYSDTLRGSQDVEMLIGNVVDDTYTGVIDVKVTLTFYAGKPAATPDRVLTLADGATLTTPRNSERVVAEVYATGSGGGCEEYWYLTVPAQAPYSCHADDGPYREVQIRVDGHLAGIANPFPTVWTGGWSNPFLWYVIPGPRAFDIKPITYDLTPFAGLLNDGRPHRVEVSVVGVPEGQSGWSTPVNVLVWQDHGRAVVPGKLLRADAGDLRDSTAYTPGTEHRLDTEGGHRLTVAGFLDTSHGRVRTTVTRTLATTSAHRWTDGETVDGLDATWTDDESVTVDGRGRTVTSRTHRAYTMNGTTTLGADDRLRTVLTLGDRADAVTTRNGRRTRWSRLDDTYAGDATYTVGVPRDQRHAVGTTSEHYRLHGSDRCHDRRLTTVQGMVTEDREGC